A portion of the Pantanalinema sp. genome contains these proteins:
- a CDS encoding pitrilysin family protein, with protein sequence MLKTTYDTFKETTYFEVLPNGLTVYLVPKPGYAKTYGMFTTRYGSIDNHFNVEGQPEIKVVDGIAHFLEHKLFEEPDGDVFMKFAMQGAAANAFTSHTRTSYLFSATAEVDANLNTLLDFVQSPYLNDENVAKEKGIIEQEIRMYDDQAYWRAYRALMENLFHVHPARIDIAGTIDSIYRIDVESLMKCYKTFYHPTNMVLVVVGDFDAERLMQLIRDNQAAKDFVAQAVIERHYPEEPATIASPYSELSMPIAKPLCMLGFKEREVGLTGHELVRRDLTTRILMDTVFGKSSDLYQELDDAGLIDPSFSFDYESSPGFSFAYVGGETEAPEQLIERLKAGIGKAKRDGVSEAAFNRTRNRKIGEFLRVFNSPEHLSYEFTQYLFQDADLFQVPTIMEGISVADGMQRLEELFDEVAMTVSLVKPSEVKEAVAA encoded by the coding sequence ATGCTTAAGACCACCTACGACACCTTCAAGGAGACGACCTACTTCGAGGTCCTGCCCAACGGCCTGACGGTCTACCTGGTGCCCAAGCCCGGCTACGCCAAGACCTACGGCATGTTCACCACCCGCTACGGCTCCATCGACAACCACTTCAACGTCGAGGGCCAGCCCGAGATCAAGGTGGTGGACGGCATCGCCCACTTCCTGGAGCACAAGCTGTTCGAGGAGCCCGACGGCGACGTCTTCATGAAGTTCGCCATGCAGGGGGCCGCCGCCAACGCCTTCACCAGCCACACCCGCACCAGCTACCTGTTCTCCGCCACCGCAGAGGTCGATGCCAACCTCAACACCCTGCTCGACTTCGTGCAGAGCCCCTACCTGAACGACGAGAACGTCGCCAAGGAGAAGGGGATCATCGAGCAGGAGATCCGGATGTACGACGACCAGGCCTACTGGCGCGCCTACCGGGCCCTGATGGAGAACCTCTTCCACGTCCATCCGGCCCGCATCGACATCGCCGGCACCATCGACTCGATCTACCGGATCGACGTCGAGAGCCTGATGAAGTGCTACAAGACGTTTTATCATCCTACAAACATGGTGCTGGTGGTGGTCGGAGACTTCGACGCCGAGCGCCTCATGCAGCTCATCCGTGACAACCAGGCCGCCAAGGACTTCGTCGCCCAGGCGGTCATCGAGCGCCACTACCCCGAAGAGCCCGCCACGATCGCGAGCCCCTACAGCGAGCTTTCCATGCCCATCGCCAAGCCCCTGTGCATGCTTGGCTTCAAGGAGCGCGAGGTCGGGCTGACGGGCCACGAGCTGGTGCGCCGCGACCTGACGACCCGCATCCTGATGGACACGGTGTTCGGCAAGAGCTCGGACCTGTACCAGGAGCTGGACGACGCGGGGCTCATCGACCCGAGCTTCAGCTTCGACTACGAGTCGTCGCCGGGCTTCAGCTTCGCCTACGTGGGCGGCGAGACCGAAGCGCCCGAGCAGCTCATCGAGCGCCTCAAGGCGGGCATCGGCAAGGCCAAGCGCGATGGCGTCTCGGAGGCCGCGTTCAACCGGACGCGCAACCGCAAGATCGGCGAGTTCCTCAGGGTCTTCAACTCGCCCGAGCACCTCTCGTACGAGTTCACCCAGTACCTCTTCCAGGATGCGGACCTGTTCCAGGTGCCGACGATCATGGAGGGCATCTCGGTGGCTGACGGCATGCAGCGTCTCGAAGAACTCTTCGACGAGGTGGCGATGACCGTGTCGCTGGTGAAGCCGAGCGAGGTCAAGGAGGCGGTCGCCGCCTAA
- a CDS encoding pitrilysin family protein: MKFRTSEADGLRIHVLPTPKFKTTTVVVDILSPLRPETVTLNALIPAVLERGTRSTPTVKGLQERLDDLYGASLDATMFKIGERQVAQFELEVPNEKFLSHAPALLEEGIKLLAEVLLDPALDGGVFRSTAVELEKEALRKRIEGLFNNKGRYAAIRCVAAMCADEDYRLFSYGRLEDLAGIDAARLHAHYRQWLRTSPIDVFVVGDVDPDAVTAMLRAALAIPGRAVSELPPTVVKGAAGAPREVVDRFDVNQGQLVMGFRTPVTFSSPDYARFTVYNGVLGGYAHSKLFVNVREKASLAYSAFSRFDSHKGLLMIQAGINIENFEQATAIIHEQLAAIASGDVGEDELLQTKAMIANDYREMADSPGQLAHFALVQGVEHAPREIAELLEAVEKVTVEDLQAMARQVSLDTVYFLRDKETVEATHA; this comes from the coding sequence ATGAAGTTTCGAACCAGCGAGGCCGACGGCCTTCGCATCCACGTCCTGCCCACGCCCAAGTTCAAGACGACCACCGTCGTGGTCGACATCCTCTCTCCGCTTCGGCCCGAGACGGTGACCCTGAACGCCCTGATTCCCGCGGTCCTCGAGCGCGGCACGCGCTCCACCCCGACGGTCAAGGGCCTGCAAGAGCGTCTCGACGACCTGTACGGCGCCTCGCTCGACGCGACGATGTTCAAGATCGGCGAGCGGCAGGTCGCCCAGTTCGAGCTCGAGGTCCCCAACGAGAAGTTCCTGAGCCACGCCCCGGCCCTGCTCGAAGAGGGGATCAAGCTCCTCGCCGAGGTGCTGCTCGATCCGGCCCTCGACGGCGGAGTCTTCCGCTCGACGGCCGTCGAGCTCGAGAAGGAGGCCCTGCGCAAGCGCATCGAGGGCCTCTTCAACAACAAGGGCCGCTACGCGGCCATCCGCTGCGTGGCGGCCATGTGCGCCGACGAGGACTACCGACTCTTCTCGTACGGGCGCCTCGAGGACCTTGCGGGCATCGACGCCGCGCGCCTTCACGCCCACTACCGGCAGTGGCTGCGCACCAGCCCCATCGACGTGTTCGTGGTGGGCGACGTGGACCCCGACGCGGTGACGGCCATGCTGCGCGCGGCCCTCGCCATCCCCGGCCGCGCGGTTTCGGAGCTGCCGCCTACCGTCGTGAAGGGCGCCGCAGGGGCCCCGCGCGAGGTCGTCGATCGCTTCGACGTCAACCAGGGCCAGCTGGTGATGGGCTTCCGCACGCCGGTGACCTTCTCCTCGCCGGATTACGCGCGCTTCACGGTCTACAACGGGGTGCTCGGCGGCTACGCCCATTCCAAGCTCTTCGTCAACGTCCGCGAGAAGGCGAGCCTCGCCTACTCGGCGTTCTCGCGCTTCGACTCTCACAAGGGCCTGCTCATGATCCAGGCGGGGATCAACATCGAGAACTTCGAGCAGGCCACCGCCATCATCCACGAGCAGCTCGCGGCGATCGCCAGCGGCGACGTCGGCGAGGACGAGCTGCTCCAGACCAAGGCCATGATCGCCAACGACTACCGCGAGATGGCCGACTCGCCGGGCCAGCTCGCCCACTTCGCCCTGGTCCAGGGCGTCGAGCACGCGCCGCGCGAGATTGCCGAGCTGCTAGAAGCCGTCGAGAAGGTCACGGTCGAGGACCTCCAGGCCATGGCCCGTCAGGTCTCGCTCGACACCGTCTACTTCCTCAGGGACAAGGAAACCGTGGAGGCCACCCATGCTTAA
- a CDS encoding ferritin-like domain-containing protein, which produces MDAKISDPQQIIALFNHNVGLEHGAIYQYLQHAYAIGDVGVGAEIITIARAEMRHMKYFAGIIAELGGVVTLKRPEVRVQAATIREIMALGVAAEADAIRDYTSQLDRIDHSGALRVLERVILDEQLHEEQWGTFDAEVSELALQASYPSPGPIKDPTLVAILNEAFEEAYNEVLVYLRHFFQSSDWEAKDFLFENGVWKMRQMGLMADEIHENGADPGFPWRPVPIEGALSDRISQAIAIEQASVNRYRRLAGCPVPHEVRSLLQNALGQSVFAQGQMELLRDLNAQEAFSEPGYVPLQEEERVPVIPAPSPSFTVGSLLEKPSP; this is translated from the coding sequence ATGGACGCCAAGATCAGCGATCCCCAGCAAATCATCGCCCTGTTCAACCACAACGTGGGCCTCGAGCACGGGGCGATCTACCAGTACCTCCAGCACGCCTACGCCATCGGCGACGTCGGCGTCGGCGCCGAGATCATCACCATCGCCCGGGCCGAGATGCGCCACATGAAGTACTTCGCGGGGATCATCGCCGAGCTGGGCGGGGTGGTCACGCTCAAGCGCCCCGAGGTCCGGGTGCAGGCCGCCACGATCCGCGAGATCATGGCGCTGGGAGTGGCCGCCGAGGCCGACGCGATCCGGGACTACACCTCGCAGCTCGATCGCATCGACCATTCGGGCGCGCTGCGCGTGCTCGAGCGCGTCATCCTCGACGAGCAGCTTCATGAGGAGCAGTGGGGCACCTTCGACGCCGAGGTCTCGGAGCTCGCACTCCAGGCCAGCTACCCGAGCCCCGGGCCGATCAAGGACCCCACGCTCGTCGCCATCCTGAACGAGGCCTTCGAGGAGGCCTACAACGAGGTGCTCGTCTACCTGCGCCACTTCTTCCAGAGCAGCGACTGGGAGGCCAAGGACTTCCTGTTCGAGAACGGGGTCTGGAAGATGCGGCAGATGGGCCTGATGGCCGACGAGATCCACGAGAACGGCGCCGATCCTGGCTTCCCCTGGCGCCCCGTACCGATCGAGGGCGCCCTCTCCGATCGGATCTCCCAGGCCATCGCGATCGAGCAGGCGAGCGTCAACCGCTACCGGCGGCTCGCGGGCTGTCCCGTGCCGCACGAGGTGCGCAGCCTCCTCCAGAACGCCCTGGGCCAGTCGGTCTTCGCGCAAGGGCAGATGGAGCTGCTCAGGGACCTGAACGCCCAGGAGGCCTTCTCCGAGCCGGGCTACGTCCCGCTCCAGGAGGAAGAGCGGGTGCCCGTGATCCCCGCCCCAAGCCCCAGCTTCACGGTCGGAAGCCTTCTGGAGAAGCCGTCTCCTTGA
- a CDS encoding LysR substrate-binding domain-containing protein, producing MELRRLEYFVTLARERHFTRAAAYENVSQPNLSKQIQELERECGVPLIQRLGRQVHLTPAGEDLLRRAQAILAEVDQIRLMMLEYRGLTRGRLVVGAMSSPSAYLMPAVAARFMRAYPDVDLVIESAPSQVIYQGLQDNTFHIGLAYAPQESAFLDVTPLFEEELVLVVPRDHPLAGRESLPLAELANVPLALSKDMTCRKIVDQAFASMGIAPRRSLEVASLEGLKATIEQGLGVTLLPKMYLRSIQDTSKMACVRLVDPTPRETFALLTHRDRHQCAATRALIGAIHGEIDRLLAAPLAGFKETASPEGFRP from the coding sequence ATGGAACTGCGACGACTCGAATACTTCGTGACCTTGGCCCGCGAGCGGCACTTCACCCGCGCGGCGGCGTACGAGAACGTTTCCCAGCCGAACCTGAGCAAGCAGATCCAGGAGCTCGAGCGGGAGTGCGGTGTGCCGCTGATCCAGCGCCTGGGGCGACAGGTTCACCTGACGCCGGCAGGCGAGGATCTGTTGCGTCGTGCGCAGGCCATTCTGGCTGAGGTGGACCAGATCAGGCTCATGATGCTGGAGTACCGCGGCTTGACGCGTGGGCGCCTCGTCGTGGGCGCCATGAGCTCTCCGAGCGCCTACCTGATGCCCGCGGTGGCCGCGCGCTTCATGCGCGCCTATCCCGACGTCGACCTGGTCATCGAGAGCGCGCCCTCCCAGGTCATCTACCAGGGCTTGCAGGACAACACCTTCCACATCGGGCTCGCCTACGCTCCCCAAGAGTCGGCCTTCCTCGACGTCACGCCGCTTTTCGAGGAGGAGCTGGTCCTGGTGGTGCCGCGCGACCATCCGCTCGCCGGGCGAGAGAGCTTGCCGCTCGCGGAGCTCGCGAACGTTCCCTTGGCCCTCTCGAAGGACATGACCTGCCGCAAGATCGTCGACCAGGCATTTGCTTCAATGGGCATCGCGCCCAGGCGATCGCTCGAGGTCGCTTCGCTCGAAGGCCTGAAGGCCACGATCGAGCAGGGGCTTGGGGTGACGCTGCTGCCCAAGATGTACCTGCGGAGCATCCAGGACACCAGCAAGATGGCGTGCGTGCGGCTCGTGGATCCCACGCCCCGTGAGACCTTCGCCCTGCTCACCCACCGCGATCGCCATCAGTGCGCCGCGACGCGCGCGCTGATCGGCGCGATTCACGGCGAAATCGATCGATTGCTGGCCGCTCCCCTCGCCGGCTTCAAGGAGACGGCTTCTCCAGAAGGCTTCCGACCGTGA
- a CDS encoding DMT family transporter — MPTALQRHPFLTLSLFLVPTAVWGVLFSVGKLLSAELPPFTATLARYGVAALVLVPLAWRDLRALKLREVPFLILLGGLGGILFNGFVFVGLRMAPAGDAVLAPATVPLITTLMSSLWLGLRPGRERIASLGVSVLGLGVVLSSALNAQAGIARGVGDLMHLGAAVAWSAYLLLNARVASRYAPRLLAAMTALVGGLGALPIAWLEGGLPRFASLSLAGWLEVGYLSLIGSVVAFMLWGAGIRQMGAAKAATFMNLVPLWGLAGSIAILHESLGWMQLAGIILVLLGVFGGSLPTRVRPVPMNKRATAA; from the coding sequence ATGCCAACAGCGCTCCAGCGTCACCCGTTCCTCACCCTTTCCCTGTTCCTGGTGCCAACCGCTGTCTGGGGGGTGCTCTTCTCGGTGGGCAAGCTGCTTTCCGCCGAGTTGCCGCCCTTCACGGCCACCCTGGCGCGATACGGCGTCGCGGCCCTCGTGCTCGTGCCGCTCGCCTGGCGAGATCTGCGCGCGCTCAAGCTCCGCGAAGTGCCCTTCCTGATCCTGCTCGGCGGCCTTGGCGGCATCCTTTTCAACGGGTTCGTCTTCGTTGGGCTTCGGATGGCTCCGGCGGGCGACGCGGTTCTCGCACCGGCGACCGTCCCGCTGATCACCACCCTCATGAGCTCCCTCTGGCTCGGCCTTCGCCCCGGCCGCGAAAGGATCGCGTCGCTCGGCGTTTCGGTGCTCGGGCTGGGGGTGGTCTTGTCCTCGGCGCTGAATGCCCAGGCCGGGATCGCCCGCGGGGTCGGCGACCTGATGCACCTTGGCGCCGCGGTCGCCTGGAGCGCCTACCTCTTGCTCAATGCGCGCGTCGCCTCGCGCTACGCTCCGCGGCTGCTCGCAGCCATGACTGCGCTCGTCGGCGGGCTCGGCGCTCTACCCATCGCCTGGCTAGAAGGCGGGCTGCCCCGCTTCGCGAGCCTTTCCCTCGCAGGCTGGCTCGAGGTCGGCTACCTCTCGCTGATTGGCAGCGTGGTGGCGTTCATGCTCTGGGGCGCGGGCATCCGCCAGATGGGAGCGGCCAAGGCGGCGACCTTCATGAACCTGGTCCCCCTCTGGGGCCTCGCGGGCTCGATCGCCATCCTCCACGAATCCCTCGGGTGGATGCAGCTGGCCGGCATCATCCTGGTCCTGCTGGGGGTCTTCGGTGGCAGCCTCCCCACGCGCGTGCGACCGGTCCCGATGAACAAGCGGGCCACCGCCGCCTGA
- a CDS encoding TrmJ/YjtD family RNA methyltransferase → MQPSPSLLLSTRVVMMHPFFPENLGAAARAMKNCGLSRLVVADPGPVLPTHDNARKLAIMSQEILEAAEVVPTLDEAIAGTSLVIGTTRALYDGMTSLTPREAARLAAVHAAGGGQVALVFGNEKNGLSKEELRRCHQIVRIPAARPDTSLNLAQALMVIAYEWFQASEEAVQTAGEPLTAIALEAEVARVATDLAELLREGGFFKDHNRSKKEAMLRRVLSRAILAEDEASVFRGLAHRLAGVTRHLGSPDRQE, encoded by the coding sequence ATGCAGCCGTCGCCCTCTCTGCTCCTCTCGACCCGCGTGGTCATGATGCACCCTTTCTTCCCCGAGAACCTCGGGGCGGCGGCGCGCGCCATGAAGAACTGCGGCCTCTCGCGCCTCGTCGTTGCGGATCCGGGGCCGGTCCTGCCCACCCACGACAACGCCCGAAAGCTCGCGATCATGTCCCAGGAGATCCTGGAGGCGGCCGAGGTCGTCCCGACCCTGGACGAGGCCATCGCGGGGACGAGCCTCGTCATCGGGACCACCCGCGCGCTCTACGACGGCATGACCTCGCTCACCCCGCGCGAGGCCGCGCGCCTGGCCGCGGTCCACGCGGCGGGCGGCGGCCAGGTGGCCCTGGTCTTCGGCAACGAGAAGAACGGCCTCTCGAAAGAGGAGCTGCGCCGGTGCCACCAGATCGTGCGCATCCCGGCGGCCCGGCCCGACACCTCCTTGAACCTCGCCCAGGCCCTGATGGTGATCGCCTACGAGTGGTTCCAGGCCTCGGAGGAGGCGGTGCAGACGGCAGGAGAGCCGCTGACGGCGATCGCCCTCGAGGCCGAGGTCGCGCGCGTCGCCACGGACCTGGCCGAGCTCCTTCGGGAGGGCGGCTTCTTCAAGGACCACAACCGCTCCAAGAAGGAGGCGATGCTGCGTCGCGTCCTGTCGCGCGCAATCCTCGCCGAGGACGAGGCCTCGGTCTTTAGAGGCCTCGCCCATCGCCTTGCCGGTGTCACGAGGCACCTGGGGTCGCCTGATCGTCAGGAATAA
- the infA gene encoding translation initiation factor IF-1 translates to MLKEDMIELEGTVLEALPNAMFRVNLPNGHTVLAHLAGKMRKHFIKVLPGDKVKVELSPYDLSRGRITFRLRT, encoded by the coding sequence ATGCTCAAGGAAGACATGATCGAGCTGGAGGGGACCGTGCTGGAGGCACTGCCCAACGCCATGTTCCGGGTCAACCTTCCGAACGGTCACACGGTGCTCGCCCACCTGGCGGGCAAGATGCGCAAGCACTTCATCAAGGTGCTTCCCGGCGACAAGGTCAAGGTCGAGCTGAGTCCCTACGATCTCAGCCGGGGCCGGATCACGTTCCGTCTGCGTACCTGA
- the hppD gene encoding 4-hydroxyphenylpyruvate dioxygenase, translating to MASSLTPSGTDTVVMTGIDHVEFYVGNAKQAAYYYQKAFGFDLVAYAGPETGQRDRASYVLQQDKIRFVLTTALTPDHPVSEHVKAHGDGVKDVAIGVNNACLAYNQAIARGARSVMEPAERSDASGRVVLASVATYGETIHTFVERADYAGGFLPGFAPRKGLGCAPVGLSYIDHVVGNVGWNEMNTWVAFYQRVFGFHHFANFDDKDISTEYSALRSVVVANDNERVKFPLNEPAEGKKKSQIEEYIDSYGAPGVQHLALITKDILTTVAALKANGVEFLGTPASYYEGLLDRTGPINEDLAALQALDILVDKDDKGYMLQLFTKPLEDRPTVFFEIIQRMGSESFGKGNFKALFESIEREQALRGNL from the coding sequence ATGGCCAGCTCGCTCACCCCGTCCGGCACCGACACCGTCGTCATGACCGGCATCGACCACGTCGAATTCTACGTCGGCAACGCCAAGCAAGCCGCCTATTACTACCAGAAGGCCTTCGGCTTCGACCTGGTCGCCTACGCCGGCCCCGAGACCGGCCAGCGCGATCGCGCGAGCTACGTGCTCCAGCAGGACAAGATCCGCTTCGTCCTGACCACGGCGCTCACCCCCGATCACCCGGTCTCCGAGCACGTCAAGGCCCACGGGGACGGCGTCAAGGACGTCGCCATCGGCGTCAACAACGCCTGCCTCGCCTACAACCAGGCGATCGCCCGCGGCGCCAGGAGCGTGATGGAGCCCGCCGAGCGCTCGGACGCGAGCGGTCGCGTCGTGCTCGCGAGCGTCGCGACCTACGGCGAGACGATCCACACCTTCGTCGAGCGCGCCGACTACGCGGGGGGCTTCCTGCCCGGCTTCGCGCCGCGCAAGGGCCTGGGCTGCGCTCCGGTCGGGCTCTCTTACATCGACCACGTGGTGGGTAACGTGGGCTGGAACGAGATGAACACCTGGGTCGCGTTCTACCAGCGGGTGTTCGGCTTCCACCACTTCGCCAACTTCGACGACAAGGACATCAGCACCGAGTACTCGGCGCTGCGCTCGGTGGTCGTCGCCAACGACAACGAGCGGGTCAAGTTCCCCCTCAACGAGCCCGCCGAGGGCAAGAAGAAGTCCCAGATCGAGGAGTACATCGACTCCTACGGCGCGCCCGGCGTCCAGCACCTGGCCCTGATCACCAAGGACATCCTCACCACTGTCGCCGCCCTCAAGGCCAACGGCGTCGAGTTCCTCGGCACCCCCGCGAGCTACTACGAGGGCCTCCTCGATCGCACGGGCCCCATCAACGAGGACCTCGCCGCCCTCCAGGCCCTCGACATCCTGGTGGACAAGGACGACAAGGGATACATGCTCCAGCTCTTCACCAAGCCCCTCGAGGATCGCCCCACCGTCTTCTTCGAGATCATCCAGCGCATGGGCTCCGAGAGCTTCGGCAAGGGCAACTTCAAGGCCCTCTTCGAGTCGATCGAGCGCGAGCAGGCCCTGCGCGGCAACCTGTAA